A genomic stretch from Thauera sp. GDN1 includes:
- a CDS encoding low specificity L-threonine aldolase, which produces MHPTQHFASDNYAGVCPEAMAAFVAANAGHAPAYGEDEWTREVSDRLRELFETDCDVYFVFNGTAANSLALASLCQSYHSVVCHELAHVQTDECGGPEFFSNGSKLLPAHGENGKLTPAAVLEVISRRSDIHYPKPRVVTLTQSTEVGTVYRPDEVAAISACAREHGLRVHMDGARFANAVATLGVKPAEITWKVGVDVLCFGGTKMGLPVGEAVVFFDRRLSEDFAYRCKQAGQLASKMRFLSAPWLGILEDEVWLEHARHANAMAQRLAAGLVQVPGAKLMFPVEANGVFCELPPAVLDGLRARGWRFYTFIGAGGARFMCGWDTLPASVDALLADVRALAG; this is translated from the coding sequence ATGCACCCGACTCAACATTTCGCCAGCGACAACTACGCCGGCGTGTGCCCGGAGGCCATGGCGGCCTTCGTGGCGGCGAACGCCGGACATGCCCCTGCCTACGGCGAGGATGAATGGACGCGCGAGGTCTCCGACCGCCTGCGCGAACTGTTCGAAACCGACTGCGACGTCTACTTCGTCTTCAACGGCACCGCGGCCAACTCGTTGGCGCTCGCTTCGCTGTGCCAGAGCTATCACAGCGTGGTGTGCCACGAGCTCGCCCACGTGCAGACCGACGAGTGCGGCGGGCCGGAGTTCTTCTCCAACGGCTCCAAGCTGCTGCCCGCGCACGGCGAGAATGGCAAGCTCACCCCCGCCGCGGTACTGGAGGTGATCTCGCGCCGCAGCGACATCCACTACCCCAAGCCGCGCGTAGTGACGCTGACGCAGAGCACCGAAGTCGGCACCGTGTATCGACCGGACGAGGTGGCGGCGATCTCCGCCTGCGCGCGCGAACACGGCCTGCGGGTGCACATGGACGGCGCCCGCTTCGCCAATGCGGTGGCCACGCTCGGCGTCAAGCCGGCCGAGATCACCTGGAAGGTGGGCGTCGACGTGCTGTGCTTCGGCGGCACCAAGATGGGCCTGCCGGTGGGCGAGGCGGTGGTGTTCTTCGACCGCAGGCTGTCCGAGGATTTCGCCTACCGCTGCAAGCAGGCCGGACAGCTCGCCTCGAAGATGCGCTTCCTGTCCGCGCCCTGGCTCGGCATCCTGGAAGACGAGGTGTGGCTCGAGCACGCCCGCCACGCCAATGCCATGGCGCAGCGCCTGGCGGCCGGCCTGGTGCAGGTGCCGGGCGCGAAGCTGATGTTCCCGGTCGAGGCCAACGGCGTGTTCTGCGAACTGCCGCCGGCGGTGCTCGACGGCCTGCGCGCGCGCGGCTGGCGCTTCTACACCTTCATCGGCGCCGGCGGCGCGCGCTTCATGTGCGGCTGGGACACCCTGCCCGCGAGCGTGGACGCGCTGCTCGCCGACGTGCGCGCCCTGGCCGGCTGA
- a CDS encoding Hsp20/alpha crystallin family protein, which yields MYARSLFPRDVFAELDRLQREMQQSFDTGPSIRGLTRGYPALNVGGTPTSVEVYAFAPGLDPATLDVQLEKGTLTIAGERKAAEVAEKATVHIGERFAGRFRRVVNLPDDVDPNAIEARYRDGVLHVRIQRKEEAQPRRIAIQ from the coding sequence ATGTACGCCCGTTCCCTGTTTCCCCGCGACGTGTTCGCGGAACTGGACCGCCTGCAGCGCGAGATGCAGCAGTCCTTCGACACCGGCCCGAGCATTCGCGGCCTGACCCGCGGCTATCCCGCGCTCAACGTCGGCGGCACGCCGACCTCGGTGGAGGTCTACGCCTTCGCGCCCGGCCTCGATCCGGCCACGCTCGACGTCCAGCTCGAGAAGGGCACGCTGACCATCGCCGGCGAGCGCAAGGCGGCGGAGGTAGCGGAGAAGGCTACCGTGCATATCGGCGAGCGCTTCGCTGGCCGTTTCCGTCGCGTCGTCAACCTGCCCGACGATGTCGATCCCAATGCGATCGAGGCCAGGTACCGCGACGGCGTGCTGCACGTGCGCATCCAGCGCAAGGAAGAAGCCCAGCCGCGCCGCATCGCCATCCAGTAA
- a CDS encoding Hsp20/alpha crystallin family protein — translation MSTKPDIANAAAKAADQAREDAALLPPVDVIEDAGGITLYADLPGVPKERLNLHVEGDTLSIEGELALPVPEGMEATHAEVKLPRYRRVFTLSRELDPNKVEAKFEHGVLTLRIPKAEHAQPKRIEVQIA, via the coding sequence ATGAGCACCAAGCCCGATATCGCGAATGCCGCCGCCAAGGCCGCCGACCAGGCGCGCGAGGACGCCGCACTGCTGCCGCCCGTCGACGTGATCGAGGACGCCGGCGGCATCACCCTGTACGCCGACCTGCCCGGCGTGCCCAAGGAGCGCCTGAACCTGCACGTGGAGGGTGACACGCTGAGCATCGAGGGCGAGCTGGCGTTGCCGGTGCCCGAGGGCATGGAGGCGACCCACGCCGAGGTCAAGCTGCCGCGCTACCGCCGCGTGTTCACGCTGTCGCGCGAACTCGACCCCAACAAGGTCGAGGCCAAGTTCGAGCACGGCGTGCTGACGCTGCGCATCCCCAAGGCCGAGCACGCCCAGCCGAAGCGGATCGAGGTGCAGATCGCCTGA
- a CDS encoding type I restriction-modification enzyme R subunit C-terminal domain-containing protein gives MALNQNPEQRARDKIDAQLTAAGWVVQAKTKIDFSAGIGVAVREYQTSVGPADYILFVEGKPVGVIEAKPETAGHHITAVEDQTEGYASARLKWVKAGEPLRFLYEATGVITRFTDARDPKPRSREVFSFHRPETLREWLGQTATLRARLQGMPLLNPDERPASELRLRDCQEKAIGKLEESFREGKPRALIQMATGAGKTYTAITAIYRLLKYAGARRVLFLVDTRNLGEQAEQEMMSYLPIDDPRKFTELYPVQRLKSSYIARDSLVCISTIQRMYAILKGEELDETLEERSPAEQLTQPKKPMPVAYNPAIPPEFFDFIFIDECHRSIYNLWQQVLDYFDASLIGLTATPDNRTYGFFRKNVVSDYSHEKAVADGVNVGNEVYLIETAVTKQGGQLKAEQQVERRERLTRRKRWEQQDEDEAYSGTQLDRDIVSPDQIRTVIRTFRDRLPEIFPDRVEADGHYQVPKTLIFAKTDGHADDIIQCVREEFGEGNAFCKKVTYRVADGRKDAEGNIVEEGEDPRSVLAQFRNEYNPRIAVTVDMIATGTDVKPLECLLFMRDVKSRNYFEQMKGRGTRTLDKDDLQKVSSAAKTAKTHYVIVDAIGVTKSLKTASQPLITKPSVPLKDLAMGVMMGASDSDTVSSLAGRLARLAKQLEPADHKKLEAHTGGKPLSHIVAGLFNAIDADRVEARALELAGMPVGSDPGEALRDQAQAELVKQAAKVLNGELIELIDRIRREREQIIDHDTLDEVLHAGWQADSVEVARQQTEDFAAWLQAHRDELEALTIYFNVPQRRREVTFEQLRAVLDALKADRPKLAPLHVWHAYARLEDYKGKHPVSDLTALVALIRRACGLDDKLTPFEETVARNFKTWIFKRHAGKGEKFNEQQMEWLQMIRDHIASSVHIDTDALDFAPFDRAGGLGEFYEQFGDDYEAVLDEINEALVA, from the coding sequence ATGGCCCTCAACCAGAACCCCGAACAACGCGCCCGCGACAAGATCGACGCACAGCTCACTGCCGCCGGTTGGGTAGTGCAGGCCAAGACGAAGATCGACTTCAGCGCGGGCATCGGTGTGGCCGTGCGCGAATACCAGACCAGCGTCGGCCCTGCCGACTACATCCTGTTCGTCGAGGGCAAGCCGGTCGGCGTGATCGAGGCCAAGCCCGAGACCGCCGGTCATCACATCACTGCCGTCGAGGACCAGACCGAGGGCTATGCCAGCGCCCGGCTGAAATGGGTCAAGGCCGGCGAGCCGCTGCGCTTCCTCTATGAGGCCACCGGCGTCATCACCCGCTTCACCGATGCCCGCGATCCCAAGCCGCGTTCCCGCGAGGTGTTCAGCTTCCATCGCCCGGAAACCCTGCGTGAATGGCTCGGCCAGACCGCCACTCTGCGTGCGCGCCTGCAAGGCATGCCGCTACTCAACCCGGACGAGCGGCCGGCCAGTGAGCTCCGTCTGCGCGACTGCCAGGAGAAGGCAATCGGCAAACTCGAGGAGTCTTTCAGGGAGGGCAAGCCGCGCGCGCTGATCCAGATGGCCACCGGTGCCGGCAAGACCTACACCGCCATCACCGCCATCTACCGTCTGCTCAAGTACGCTGGCGCCAGGCGAGTGCTGTTCCTGGTCGATACCAGGAACCTTGGCGAACAGGCCGAGCAGGAAATGATGAGCTATCTGCCCATCGACGACCCCCGCAAGTTCACCGAGCTGTACCCGGTTCAGCGCCTCAAGTCCTCCTACATCGCCAGAGACAGCCTGGTCTGCATCAGCACCATCCAGCGCATGTACGCCATCCTCAAGGGCGAGGAGCTGGACGAGACGCTGGAGGAGCGCAGCCCGGCCGAGCAGCTGACCCAGCCGAAGAAGCCGATGCCGGTGGCCTACAACCCGGCCATCCCGCCGGAGTTCTTCGACTTCATCTTCATCGACGAATGCCACCGCTCCATCTACAACCTCTGGCAACAAGTGCTCGACTACTTCGATGCCAGCCTGATCGGCCTCACCGCCACCCCGGACAACCGCACCTACGGCTTCTTCAGGAAGAACGTGGTCAGCGACTACAGCCACGAGAAGGCGGTGGCTGATGGCGTCAACGTCGGCAACGAGGTCTACCTGATCGAAACCGCCGTCACCAAGCAAGGCGGCCAGCTCAAGGCCGAACAGCAGGTCGAGCGGCGCGAGCGCCTGACCCGCCGCAAACGCTGGGAGCAGCAGGACGAGGACGAGGCCTACAGCGGCACACAGCTCGACCGCGACATCGTCAGCCCCGACCAGATCCGCACCGTCATCCGCACGTTCCGCGACAGGCTGCCGGAGATCTTCCCCGACCGCGTTGAAGCCGATGGTCATTACCAGGTGCCCAAGACGTTGATCTTCGCCAAGACCGACGGCCATGCCGACGACATCATCCAGTGCGTGCGCGAGGAATTCGGCGAAGGCAACGCCTTCTGCAAGAAGGTCACCTACCGGGTCGCCGATGGGCGCAAGGATGCCGAGGGCAACATCGTCGAGGAAGGCGAAGACCCCCGCTCGGTGCTCGCCCAGTTCCGCAACGAGTACAACCCGCGCATCGCCGTCACCGTGGACATGATCGCCACCGGCACCGACGTGAAGCCGCTGGAGTGCCTGCTGTTCATGCGCGACGTGAAGAGCCGCAACTACTTCGAGCAGATGAAGGGCCGCGGCACCCGCACCCTCGACAAGGACGACCTGCAGAAAGTCTCCTCGGCAGCCAAGACCGCCAAGACCCACTACGTCATCGTCGATGCCATCGGTGTCACCAAGTCGCTGAAGACCGCCAGCCAGCCGCTGATCACCAAGCCCAGCGTGCCGCTCAAGGATCTCGCCATGGGCGTGATGATGGGCGCCAGCGACAGCGATACCGTCAGTTCGCTGGCCGGCCGGCTGGCGCGGCTGGCCAAGCAACTGGAGCCCGCCGACCACAAGAAGCTGGAAGCGCATACCGGCGGCAAGCCACTCAGCCATATCGTCGCCGGGCTGTTCAACGCCATCGACGCCGACCGGGTCGAAGCGCGCGCCCTGGAGCTGGCTGGCATGCCAGTGGGCAGCGATCCGGGCGAGGCACTGCGCGACCAGGCCCAGGCCGAGCTGGTCAAGCAGGCGGCCAAGGTGCTCAACGGCGAACTGATCGAGCTGATCGACCGCATCCGCCGCGAGCGCGAGCAGATCATCGACCACGACACCCTGGACGAGGTGCTACATGCCGGCTGGCAAGCTGACAGCGTCGAGGTGGCTCGCCAGCAGACCGAAGACTTCGCCGCCTGGCTGCAGGCGCACCGCGACGAGCTGGAAGCACTGACCATCTACTTCAACGTGCCGCAGCGCCGCCGCGAAGTCACCTTCGAGCAGTTGCGCGCGGTGCTCGACGCGCTCAAGGCTGACCGCCCCAAGCTGGCGCCGCTGCATGTCTGGCATGCCTATGCCCGGCTGGAAGACTACAAGGGCAAGCACCCGGTCAGCGACCTCACCGCGCTGGTAGCGCTGATCCGCCGCGCCTGCGGGCTGGACGACAAACTGACGCCCTTCGAGGAGACGGTGGCGCGCAACTTCAAGACCTGGATCTTCAAGCGCCACGCCGGCAAGGGCGAGAAGTTCAACGAGCAGCAGATGGAGTGGCTGCAGATGATCCGCGACCACATCGCCAGCTCGGTACATATCGACACCGACGCGCTAGACTTCGCGCCCTTCGACCGCGCGGGCGGGCTGGGCGAGTTCTATGAGCAGTTCGGCGACGACTATGAAGCGGTGCTGGATGAGATCAATGAGGCGTTGGTGGCGTGA
- a CDS encoding restriction endonuclease subunit S, which yields MSESLDNELTEKQPLPSGWVKLKLSGAIEPRGEKVSPESFPDLPFIGMDHVEAHTTKIIGSVPAREMKSNAARFYAGDVLYGRLRPYLNKIAQPKSDGLASAEFIVFPENELIKSSFLKYRLNARDFVRFANHLNEGDRPRVSFEQIGDFDLLIPPAPEQGRITNKLEELFSELDKGVETLRTAQQQLKVYRQALLKHAFEGKLTAEWRARNPDKLESAEAPLARIQQKREARYQQQLAEWEEAQQAWEAAGRTGSKPAKPKEPKALPPLTAEELAELPELPEGWVYVKAEAISDFITKGTTPGKELLFDGTGEIPFIKVYNLTKTGTLDFTVSPTFVSQDTHNGFLARSKVYPGDVLMNIVGPPLGKVSIVPETYPEWNINQAIAIYRSELIQNKLLAAFLSSEINVRRMMSKSKATAGQFNLTLEICRDTIIPLCGAKEQEQLSRLLDEKLSNLEQLEKTIANSMQQAEALRQSILKKAFSGQLVPQNPDDEPASALLERIRAERAAQPPTARRGRQRRAEA from the coding sequence ATGAGTGAATCGCTGGATAATGAGCTGACAGAAAAGCAACCACTACCAAGTGGCTGGGTGAAGCTAAAGCTCAGCGGTGCAATAGAGCCTCGCGGAGAAAAAGTTAGCCCAGAAAGCTTTCCAGATTTGCCTTTTATAGGCATGGATCATGTAGAGGCGCACACCACTAAAATCATCGGCTCCGTTCCGGCGCGGGAGATGAAAAGTAATGCTGCGCGCTTTTACGCAGGCGACGTCCTGTACGGCCGACTGCGCCCTTACCTCAACAAGATTGCACAACCAAAAAGTGACGGACTTGCTTCTGCAGAGTTTATAGTTTTCCCCGAAAATGAGTTAATCAAAAGCTCCTTCCTGAAATATCGCCTGAATGCCCGTGATTTTGTCAGATTCGCCAACCATTTGAACGAAGGCGACAGACCAAGGGTAAGCTTCGAACAGATTGGTGATTTCGACTTACTTATCCCGCCAGCACCTGAGCAGGGCCGAATTACCAACAAACTCGAAGAACTGTTCTCCGAACTGGACAAAGGCGTGGAAACCCTGCGCACCGCCCAGCAACAACTCAAGGTCTACCGCCAGGCCCTGCTCAAGCACGCCTTCGAGGGCAAGCTGACCGCCGAGTGGCGGGCGCGGAATCCCGACAAGCTGGAAAGCGCCGAAGCGCCGCTGGCGCGCATTCAGCAGAAGCGCGAGGCACGCTATCAGCAGCAGTTGGCGGAATGGGAAGAAGCGCAGCAGGCCTGGGAAGCCGCCGGCAGGACCGGCAGCAAGCCGGCCAAGCCCAAGGAGCCGAAAGCGCTGCCGCCGCTGACGGCCGAGGAGCTGGCAGAGTTGCCGGAACTTCCGGAGGGATGGGTTTATGTCAAGGCTGAGGCTATCAGCGACTTCATCACGAAGGGCACGACCCCTGGAAAGGAACTACTGTTTGATGGGACTGGGGAAATCCCATTCATAAAAGTCTACAACCTCACCAAAACCGGGACTTTAGACTTCACGGTGTCTCCCACTTTTGTCAGCCAAGACACCCACAACGGCTTCCTGGCGAGATCCAAGGTTTATCCCGGCGACGTTCTAATGAACATTGTCGGCCCCCCGCTTGGCAAGGTCTCGATTGTCCCTGAGACCTATCCGGAGTGGAATATTAACCAAGCGATTGCCATTTACCGAAGCGAGCTAATTCAAAACAAGCTGCTGGCCGCATTCCTGTCGAGCGAGATCAATGTCCGCCGCATGATGAGCAAATCAAAAGCCACGGCAGGCCAGTTCAACCTGACACTCGAAATATGCCGAGATACCATCATTCCGCTTTGTGGCGCCAAAGAGCAGGAGCAGCTTTCCCGGCTGCTGGATGAAAAGCTCTCCAACCTCGAGCAACTCGAAAAAACCATCGCCAACTCCATGCAACAGGCCGAAGCCCTGCGCCAGTCCATCCTGAAAAAGGCCTTCTCCGGCCAACTGGTGCCACAGAACCCCGACGACGAGCCGGCCAGCGCGCTGCTGGAGCGCATCCGCGCCGAACGCGCCGCCCAACCGCCCACCGCAAGGCGCGGGCGCCAGCGCAGGGCTGAGGCATGA
- a CDS encoding RNA-binding domain-containing protein: MTPDHLAQLLRGGEGLTVEFKRAREALNRDIYETICAFLNQRGGTLVLGAADDGQVTGIAPEALAQMRKDLANTLHNPQKINPPMPLVPEPVALDGQTLLVLSVPESSQVHSCNNRIFSRNEDGDFDITGHGQLLAELYLRKQVGYSENRIFPHIRLNDLRSDLIERVRRNVRLQRAGHPWAELDDLELLKSARLYQRDYQTGAEGISMAGALLFGRDEVVLGVVPHHRTDAILRVHDLDRYDDRDDIRTNLLESYDRLMAFVNKHIADPFYLEGNRRVSLRDRIFREVVANLLIHREYLNPFPAKLIIQRDRVITENSNNPHGLGLLRPDDFAPSPKNPAIARVFREMQWAEELGSGVRNLFKYARAFGGHDPILREESIFRVTVMLPTLPISATASQAGVKPQPESGAESGAESGAESGAESGAESQARRVLAALSAGALGKAELASRLALPSVSGALNRSIRSLLDAGLIEYTLPDKPNSRLQKYRLTAAGRAQLNSQD; this comes from the coding sequence ATGACCCCGGACCATCTGGCCCAACTGCTGCGCGGCGGCGAAGGGCTGACCGTCGAGTTCAAGCGCGCCCGCGAGGCGCTCAACCGCGACATCTACGAGACCATCTGCGCCTTCCTCAACCAGCGCGGCGGCACCCTGGTGCTGGGCGCGGCGGATGACGGCCAGGTGACCGGCATCGCCCCCGAGGCGCTGGCGCAGATGCGCAAGGATCTGGCCAACACCCTGCACAACCCGCAGAAGATCAACCCACCCATGCCGCTGGTGCCCGAGCCGGTGGCGCTGGACGGGCAGACCCTGCTGGTGCTGAGCGTGCCGGAAAGCTCGCAGGTACACAGCTGCAACAACCGCATCTTCAGCCGCAACGAGGATGGCGATTTCGACATCACCGGCCATGGGCAACTACTGGCCGAGCTGTACCTGCGCAAGCAGGTCGGCTACAGCGAAAACCGCATCTTTCCCCATATCCGCCTGAACGACCTGCGCAGCGATCTGATCGAGCGGGTGCGCCGCAACGTGCGCCTGCAACGCGCCGGCCACCCCTGGGCCGAGCTGGACGACCTGGAGCTGCTGAAAAGCGCCCGCCTGTACCAGCGCGACTACCAGACCGGGGCCGAAGGCATCTCCATGGCCGGCGCCCTGCTGTTCGGCCGTGACGAGGTGGTGCTGGGCGTGGTCCCGCACCATCGCACCGACGCCATCCTGCGCGTGCATGACCTGGACCGCTACGACGACCGCGACGATATCCGCACCAACCTGCTGGAAAGCTACGACCGGCTGATGGCCTTCGTGAACAAGCACATTGCCGACCCCTTCTATCTGGAGGGCAACCGGCGCGTCAGCCTGCGCGACCGCATCTTCCGCGAGGTGGTAGCCAACCTGCTGATCCACCGCGAATACCTCAACCCCTTCCCGGCCAAGCTGATCATCCAGCGCGACCGGGTGATCACCGAGAACAGCAACAACCCGCACGGCCTGGGCCTGCTGCGCCCCGACGACTTCGCTCCCTCGCCGAAGAACCCGGCCATCGCCCGCGTGTTCCGCGAGATGCAGTGGGCGGAGGAGCTGGGCTCCGGCGTGCGCAACCTGTTCAAGTACGCCCGCGCCTTCGGCGGGCACGACCCGATCCTGCGCGAGGAGTCGATCTTTCGGGTGACGGTGATGCTGCCAACCCTGCCGATTAGTGCGACAGCCAGCCAGGCTGGCGTCAAGCCGCAGCCAGAGTCAGGGGCAGAGTCAGGGGCAGAGTCAGGGGCAGAGTCAGGGGCAGAGTCAGGGGCAGAGTCGCAGGCGCGCCGCGTGCTGGCGGCCTTGAGCGCAGGCGCGCTAGGCAAGGCCGAGCTGGCCAGCCGGCTCGCCCTGCCGTCGGTCAGCGGCGCGCTGAACCGCAGCATACGCAGTCTGCTCGACGCCGGCCTGATCGAATACACCCTGCCCGACAAGCCCAACAGCCGTTTGCAAAAATACCGCCTGACCGCCGCCGGCCGGGCGCAACTGAATTCCCAGGACTGA
- a CDS encoding class I SAM-dependent DNA methyltransferase: MSTDAIVSKVWSFCTTLRDDGVGYGDYLEQLTYLIFLKMADEYARPPHRRDIGIPKGHDWASLLDKRGAELEVHYVTTLMRLGGSAGMLGQIFTKAQNKIQDPAKLSRLISMIDETRWVKLGADVKGDIYEGLLEKNAEDTKSGAGQYFTPRALIRAMVECVRPAPGKTIADPACGTGGFFLAAYDFLAANPALDKEQKAFLKNSTFHGNEIVASTRRLCLMNMLLHNIGEIDGQSTISPNDALIADDGRRFDYVLANPPFGKKSSMSFTNAEGEEETDELTYNRQDFWATTSNKQLNFLQHIRSMLRTTGQAAVVLPDNVLFEGGAGETVRRKLLETTELHTILRLPTGIFYAQGVKANVLFFDNKPARKESWTREVWIYDYRTNIHHTLKKKPLRFEDLQDFIACYHPANRHARQETWHETKNPEGRWRKYGLEQILARDKTSLDIFWLKDKSLADLENLPEPDDLAEEIIENIEAGLNSFREILKGLA; this comes from the coding sequence ATGAGCACCGATGCCATCGTCTCCAAAGTCTGGAGCTTCTGTACCACCCTGCGCGACGACGGCGTGGGCTACGGCGACTATCTGGAGCAGCTGACCTACCTGATCTTCCTGAAGATGGCCGACGAATACGCAAGGCCGCCCCACAGGCGCGACATCGGCATTCCCAAAGGCCACGACTGGGCAAGCCTGCTGGATAAGCGCGGCGCCGAACTGGAAGTGCATTACGTCACCACGCTGATGCGGCTCGGCGGCAGTGCGGGCATGCTCGGGCAGATCTTCACCAAGGCGCAGAACAAGATCCAGGACCCGGCCAAGCTGAGCCGGCTGATCAGCATGATCGACGAAACGCGCTGGGTGAAGCTCGGCGCCGACGTGAAGGGCGACATCTACGAGGGCCTGCTGGAGAAGAATGCCGAGGACACCAAGTCCGGCGCCGGCCAGTACTTCACCCCGCGCGCGCTGATCCGCGCCATGGTCGAGTGCGTGCGCCCCGCGCCGGGCAAGACCATCGCCGACCCCGCCTGCGGCACCGGCGGTTTCTTCCTCGCCGCCTATGACTTCCTGGCCGCCAACCCGGCGCTGGACAAGGAACAGAAAGCCTTCCTCAAGAACTCGACCTTCCACGGCAACGAGATCGTCGCCAGCACCCGCCGCCTGTGCCTGATGAACATGCTGCTGCACAACATCGGCGAGATCGACGGCCAGAGCACGATCTCCCCCAACGATGCGCTGATTGCCGACGATGGCCGGCGCTTCGACTATGTGCTGGCCAACCCGCCGTTCGGCAAGAAAAGCTCGATGAGCTTCACCAACGCCGAGGGCGAGGAAGAAACCGACGAGCTGACCTACAACCGTCAGGATTTCTGGGCGACCACCTCGAACAAGCAGCTCAACTTCCTGCAACACATCCGCAGCATGCTCAGGACCACCGGCCAGGCGGCCGTGGTGCTGCCGGACAACGTGCTGTTCGAGGGCGGCGCCGGCGAGACGGTGCGCAGGAAGCTGCTGGAAACCACCGAGCTGCACACCATCCTGCGCCTGCCGACCGGCATCTTCTACGCCCAGGGTGTGAAGGCCAACGTGCTGTTCTTCGACAACAAGCCGGCGCGCAAGGAGTCGTGGACGCGGGAGGTGTGGATCTACGACTACCGCACCAACATCCACCACACGCTGAAGAAGAAGCCGCTGCGCTTCGAGGATCTGCAGGATTTCATCGCCTGCTACCACCCGGCGAACCGTCACGCGCGCCAGGAAACCTGGCACGAGACGAAAAACCCGGAAGGCCGTTGGCGCAAGTACGGTCTCGAGCAGATCCTCGCCCGCGACAAGACCAGCCTCGACATCTTCTGGCTCAAGGACAAGTCGCTGGCCGACCTGGAGAACCTGCCGGAGCCGGATGACCTGGCCGAGGAGATCATCGAGAACATCGAGGCGGGTCTGAACAGCTTCCGGGAGATCCTCAAGGGCTTGGCCTAG
- a CDS encoding cryptochrome/photolyase family protein produces MTTLRLILGDQLNAAHSWFRVPRADVLYLMMEVRSETDYVRHHAQKVLAIFAAMRAFAAALEAAGHRVRYLKIGDADNRQAFAANLAQVAAECGATRFERMEADEWRVERLLDEAAQTLALPHAVVGSEHFLADRVELAQRFAAKVPRMEFFYRDMRRRHRILVDAEDGPVGGVWNFDAQNREKWPGDPPAPEWPWGGHDLTTLWDEIIAAGVQTIGTPHAERVRWPLTRREARTGLAHFVEHALPWFGPYQDAMSTRSTTLFHSGLSFALNIKLLHPRELIDAAVGAWQAGKVELASCEGFVRQILGWREFVRGVYWARMPGYAQGNALDARRPLPGWYWTGDTKMACLRYAIGQSLDTAYAHHIQRLMITGNFALLAGCDPDAVDAWYLGIYADAFEWVEMPNTRGMSQFADGGVIASKPYAGAASYIGKQSDYCKACAYDPRRRHGRDVGKSGEPACPFNSLYWDFLLRHQARFARNPRMAMPYKAWAKMDEAERAATLAQAAHYLGRLDTL; encoded by the coding sequence ATGACCACCCTCCGCCTCATCCTCGGCGACCAGCTCAACGCCGCCCATTCCTGGTTCCGCGTCCCGCGCGCCGACGTGCTCTACCTGATGATGGAGGTGCGCAGCGAGACCGACTACGTGCGCCACCACGCGCAGAAGGTGCTGGCGATCTTCGCTGCGATGCGCGCCTTTGCCGCCGCGCTGGAGGCCGCCGGCCACCGGGTGCGCTACCTGAAGATCGGCGACGCCGACAACCGCCAGGCCTTCGCCGCCAACCTGGCGCAGGTGGCGGCCGAATGCGGCGCAACGCGCTTCGAGCGCATGGAGGCCGACGAGTGGCGGGTGGAGCGCTTGCTGGACGAAGCCGCGCAGACGCTGGCCCTGCCGCATGCGGTGGTCGGCAGCGAACACTTCCTCGCCGACCGCGTCGAGCTCGCTCAGCGCTTCGCCGCCAAGGTGCCGCGCATGGAGTTCTTCTACCGCGACATGCGCCGCCGCCACCGCATCCTGGTCGATGCCGAGGACGGCCCGGTGGGCGGGGTGTGGAACTTCGACGCGCAGAATCGCGAGAAGTGGCCGGGCGATCCGCCTGCGCCGGAGTGGCCGTGGGGCGGCCACGACCTGACGACGCTCTGGGACGAGATCATCGCTGCCGGCGTGCAGACCATCGGCACGCCGCACGCCGAGCGGGTACGCTGGCCGCTGACTCGCCGCGAGGCGCGCACCGGCCTGGCGCACTTCGTCGAACACGCCCTGCCCTGGTTCGGCCCCTACCAGGACGCGATGAGCACGCGCTCGACCACGCTGTTCCACTCCGGGCTCTCGTTCGCGCTCAACATCAAGCTGCTGCATCCGCGCGAACTCATCGATGCCGCGGTCGGGGCCTGGCAGGCGGGCAAGGTAGAGCTGGCGAGCTGCGAGGGCTTCGTGCGCCAGATCCTGGGCTGGCGGGAATTCGTGCGCGGGGTGTATTGGGCGCGCATGCCCGGCTATGCGCAGGGCAACGCGCTCGATGCGCGACGTCCGCTGCCAGGCTGGTACTGGACCGGCGACACGAAGATGGCCTGCCTGCGCTACGCCATCGGCCAGTCGCTGGACACGGCCTACGCCCACCACATCCAGCGCCTGATGATCACCGGCAACTTCGCGCTGCTCGCCGGCTGCGACCCGGACGCGGTCGACGCCTGGTACCTGGGCATCTACGCCGACGCCTTCGAGTGGGTGGAGATGCCCAATACCCGCGGCATGAGCCAGTTCGCCGACGGCGGCGTGATCGCCAGCAAGCCCTACGCCGGTGCGGCGAGCTACATCGGAAAGCAGTCGGACTACTGCAAGGCCTGCGCCTACGACCCAAGGCGCCGCCATGGCCGCGATGTCGGCAAGAGCGGCGAGCCCGCCTGCCCCTTCAACAGCCTGTACTGGGACTTCCTGCTCCGTCACCAGGCCCGCTTCGCGCGCAACCCGCGCATGGCGATGCCCTACAAGGCGTGGGCGAAGATGGATGAAGCGGAGCGCGCCGCCACCCTGGCGCAGGCGGCGCACTACCTCGGCAGGCTCGACACGCTCTGA